The following proteins come from a genomic window of Daphnia carinata strain CSIRO-1 chromosome 6, CSIRO_AGI_Dcar_HiC_V3, whole genome shotgun sequence:
- the LOC130690189 gene encoding intraflagellar transport protein 43 homolog A-like: MHEDKKSVSPIKSNGTKTTSRSKKQGGWADETQQSNRAFSAIEKRFSSIKLKKQGSGEEFAIPITVPVTDSNGEEEDEVAVSSNLMKENHNRVAAYKELNANSVTKQHLAQFLDGVDLRILTKNILPESQSKEADVPWNWDVLFAEMVPDLTLDGKKSPI, translated from the exons ATGCACGAGGAT aaaaagtCAGTGTCACCAATCAAGAGCAATGGAACAAAGACGACCTCACGATCTAAAAAGCAAGGTGGTTGGGCAGATGAAACACAACAGTCTAATAGAGCGTTCAGCGCGAT AGAAAAGCGATTTTCATCAATTAAACTAAAAAAGCAAGGATCAGGAGAAG AATTTGCAATACCCATAACAGTTCCAGTCACCGACTCAAatggtgaagaagaagatgaagtaGCTGTTAGCAGCAACTTGATGAA GGAAAATCATAACAGAGTTGCTGCATATAAAGAGCTAAATGCCAACAGTGTTACTAAGCAACACTTGGCCCAGTTTCTAGATGGGGTAGATCTACGTATCCTTACGAAAAACATTCTACCAGAATCCCAATCAAAAGAA GCAGATGTACCATGGAACTGGGATGTACTGTTTGCTGAAATGGTTCCTGACTTAACTCTGGATGGAAAGAAATCTCCCATttaa
- the LOC130689462 gene encoding succinate dehydrogenase [ubiquinone] cytochrome b small subunit, mitochondrial-like: MFNNNNNRKWPQWCLCRNFGKVGLSNRMTIGNPCLAALSNRNKMFFENRIVPSSQNSVKKITMSHQSLAETSSCKPADDHTRLWTIERSLALSLVPLVPAAFMFPSAAMDYLLAISFTLHAHWGLETIVVDYVRPKVVGPALAKLGVALVYGLSAFTLGGLFYFIYSDVGIVNAIKMFWKL, encoded by the exons atgtttaataataataataatcgaaAATGGCCGCAATGGTGTCTCTGCAGAAATTTTGGGAAAG TTGGACTGTCGAATCGGATGACAATTGGAAATCCCTGTTTGGCTGCGCTTTCAAACAggaacaaaatgttttttgaaaacagaATTGTGCCTTCATCCCAAAATTCTGTGAAAAAAATTACTATGAGCCATCAATCCCTTGCAGAAACATCGTCTTGCAAGCCAGCAGATGATCACACAAGACTTTGGACAATAGAAAGAAGTTTAGCACTTTCTCTAGTTCCTTTGGTTCCTGCAGCATTCATGTTTCCATCTGCTGCCATGGACTACTTGCTTGCTATTTCTTTCACACTACATGCTCATTG GGGTTTGGAGACCATTGTGGTTGACTATGTGAGGCCAAAAGTGGTTGGTCCTGCATTGGCAAAATTAGGTGTTGCCCTTGTCTATGGACTTTCTGCATTTACTCTTGGTGGGCTATTCTATTTTATCTATTCAGATGTGGGGATTGTGAATGCTattaaaatgttttggaaGCTGTAA